In Phocoena sinus isolate mPhoSin1 chromosome X, mPhoSin1.pri, whole genome shotgun sequence, a genomic segment contains:
- the LOC116747100 gene encoding uncharacterized protein CXorf49 homolog — protein MSSPDEVFVWRRRVRPKGKERAGVRAAGPAVPRGPDPGPEPGEPRSGEGGGGFPDTEGFQSKREMLEARGPVLWGREGGPGSLDDHSRDLLDLIEESEEIEESEEAEEANLQQLTDQDVLGVRRYPSPESSTAFRESTVLTLRLEAGPGGRGEPGQSCGEAPTAPADPLHLGGPEAGRALGNPKRGTKRRLNVAADRQRRSAEGLTWLLSDSESSDEFSETQLMTVSTYPRGGGQAKPSRPEDPGDTPRHSKFQARENFLHVTGSSLSSAPRGLSSVVERQGVGEQGISSPKKMQSVLWGKGGSKPSYPGAAAAAAAASASASAAAAGGLPRVTPRKNGAQEKKSVGGASKVALGETFRSRGQRISASPVEPATFPPISGIPQPGRPKSYTLVLSGTKQSEHSGAGKKSVVRWATESEAVAGEDKDPNRDPAPKGQLLTHRPAASYLRMHRRKASSGDVNTRSPQDPGHSEPLALNRGVVMPRGPAPSGDREPLDHPPRPETQQQPLGTPCCPWVEPSVFLQEEQLVPLGPWSCGQARSLLFCLS, from the exons ATGAGCTCCCCGGATGAGGTGTTTGTGTGGAGAAGGCGTGTCCGCCCAAAGGGCAAGGAGCGGGCCGGCGTCCGCGCGGCCGGCCCCGCAGTCCCGCGGGGACCCGACCCAGGTCCCGAGCCTGGGGAGCCGCGGAGCGGCGAGGGCGGAGGCGGCTTCCCGGACACCGAGGGCTTCCAGTCGAAGCGGGAGATGCTAGAAGCGCGAGGGCCGGTGCTGTGGGGCCGCGAAGGCGGACCTGGCTCCCTAGATGACCACTCGAGGGACCTCCTGGACCTGATCGAGGAGTCTGAGGAGATCGAGGAGTCTGAGGAGGCTGAGGAGGCCAACCTGCAGCAGCTGACCGACCAGGACGTGCTGGGCGTCCGCAGGTACCCGTCCCCAGAGAGCTCCACTGCCTTCAGAGAGTCCACCGTGTTGACACTGCGCCTCGAGGCGGGTCCCGGCGGTCGAGGAGAGCCCGGCCAGAGCTGTGGGGAGGCGCCGACGGCTCCAGCCGACCCTCTCCACCTCGGTGGGCCTGAAGCGGGCCGGGCCTTGGGGAACCCTAAGAGAGGCACTAAGCGTAGATTGAACGTGGCTGCGGATCGCCAGCGGCGATCCGCGGAAGGCCTGACCTGGCTGCTGTCCGACTCCGAGTCCTCAGATGAATTCAGTGAGACACAGCTGATGACGGTGAGCACTTACCCCAGAGGAGGAGGCCAGGCCAAGCCCAGCAGACCCGAGGATCCCGGGGACACTCCCAGACACTCGAAGTTCCAAGCCAGGGAGAATTTCCTTCACGTGACAGGCTCTTCCCTGTCGTCGGCTCCGCGAGGACTCTCTTCGGTTGTGGAAAGGCAGGGCGTGGGAGAGCAGGGCATCTCTTCCCCTAAGAAAATGCAGAGCGTgctgtgggggaaggggggcagcaAGCCCAGCTACCcgggagctgctgctgctgctgctgctgcttctgcttctgcttctgctgctgctgcaggtggCCTGCCGCGGGTCACTCCTAGGAAGAACGGAGCCCAGGAGAAGAAATCCGTCGGGGGAGCATCCAAAGTTGCCCTGGGGGAAACCTTCCGTTCCCGGGGTCAGCGAATCTCGGCAAGTCCCGTGGAACCGGCCACCTTCCCCCCAATCTCTGGTATTCCGCAGCCTGGGAGACCCAAGAGTTATACCTTGGTCCTTTCGGGAACCAAACAGTCCGAGCACAGCGGCGCTGGGAAGAAATCCGTGGTCAGGTGGGCAACGGAATCTGAGGCGGTGGCGGGAGAAGATAAGGACCCAAATAGAGACCCAGCCCCAAAGGGCCAA CTGCTAACTCACAGGCCAGCGGCATCTTATCTGCGCATGCATCGTAGAAAAGCCAGCAGTGGCGACGTCAACACCCGAAGCCCCCAAGATCCAGGACACTCAGAACCCTTGGCCCTGAACCGGGGAGTAGTCATGCCCAGGGGGCCTGCCCCCTCAG GTGACCGGGAGCCACTTGACCATCCCCCAAGACCGGAAACGCAGCAGCAGCCACTGGGAACGCCCTGCTGTCCTTGG GTTGAGCCCAGCGTCTTCCTGCAAGAGGAGCAGCTGGTACCTTTGGGGCCCTGGAGCTGTGGCCAAGCTCGTTCCCTTCTGTTCTGCCTCAGCTAG